Within Pseudomonas alloputida, the genomic segment ACGCAGCGTCGACGAAGTGCTGCTGTGCTATCCGGGCATCCTGGCGATTATCCACCACCGGCTGGCTCACCACCTGTACAAGGCCGGGCTGCCGCTGCTGGCGCGGATCAGTTCGGAGCTGGCGCATTCGGCCACCGGTATCGACATTCACCCCGGGGCGCAGATCGGCCCGAGCTTCTTCATCGATCATGGTACGGGTGTGGTGATTGGTGAAACCGCGATCATCGGCGAGCGCGTGCGCATCTACCAGGCGGTGACCCTGGGCGCCAAGCGTTTCCCCAGCGATGAGTCGGGTACGCTGCATAAAGGCCTGCCACGGCACCCGATCGTCGAGGACGATGTGGTGATCTATGCCGGGGCCACGGTGCTGGGGCGTATTACCATCGGCAAGGGTTCGACCATTGGCGGTAATGTGTGGCTGACTCGCAGTGTGCCGGCTGAAAGCAACATTACTCAGGCCAACCTGCAGCTGGACTGCCAGGACAAGAACTGATCCCGCAGTGCAATTGCCTGTGCTGGCCTCTTCGCGGGCAAGCCCGCTCCTACAAAGAACATACCAATGTAGGGGAGGGCTAACCCGCGAAAAGGCCGGAGCAGGACGACACCAATCAGCGCCCCAATTCGCATTGAAATCCGATCCATGTTTAACTTGAACGCTTGTTC encodes:
- the epsC gene encoding serine O-acetyltransferase EpsC, which translates into the protein MSEQPSSAHWQLQSIVTGLRGAREQWRTRNGRSIGEQGGRELPSREAMRQILEQLCGALFPMRLGPVDLREESEDFYVGHTLDAALTALLAQARLELRYAARQSKAELAGVDARALSLIQGFAAALPELRVLLDTDVLAAYHGDPAARSVDEVLLCYPGILAIIHHRLAHHLYKAGLPLLARISSELAHSATGIDIHPGAQIGPSFFIDHGTGVVIGETAIIGERVRIYQAVTLGAKRFPSDESGTLHKGLPRHPIVEDDVVIYAGATVLGRITIGKGSTIGGNVWLTRSVPAESNITQANLQLDCQDKN